Genomic DNA from Parasteatoda tepidariorum isolate YZ-2023 chromosome 3, CAS_Ptep_4.0, whole genome shotgun sequence:
ACAGTTTGATCACTAGAGCAAGTCGCTAATCTTTCTCCATAATAATCATATGCAACATCATGTATGAGGTCTTTATGATCAGCTTGTATACTACGACTAACAAACATGATTTtcacactaataaaaaaaattaaagctaaaattacACCAATTAATGtcaaacaatttcaataaatcataTAGTGCGATGGTGCAGggatataaataaacaaatcatacTTCTCCGCCGCTTAAAACCGATGCCAATAAAACATGTAGTAATataatacagtattacaatttAGAGTTTAGTTTACgccatttatttacaaatatttttatttcatttaaaaaatattattttggggAAATAATCAatctgctaatttttttaatactttttatataatgaaaCAATCTGTTTAAGCACTTTCACTGTAACCCGCAACCTTTGTTTATCTTGAAGGGAAAACACGACAAAGAATTTTGCCAATTTGAAGCTAACTTTTCATTGTTATAAACAggatatttattactaaattaaaatgccTGCAGCCAGAGAAagtcttgaaataaaatacttctatCATTTGGGCTTCTCTGGTATGTTTGCACTCTCTCCAGTTTGTGCTAATTACTACCAAAGACGACCGCTCTACGCTGGTATTCACAGGCATATTCTTTTGGGCATTCTAGGTTTCGCTGTTGGTCACTATGTAACAAAATACCTAGATAATAAATGGGTTGAAAGAGATGCTATTATCAGACATTATGTTGAACTCCATCCCGAGGATTTTAAAGTAGAGAGGAAGAAGTTTAAAGAAATCTTCGATGAATGGTATCCAATTCGATAATCAATATCATCCAACATAGTTTGGCTTAGAAGATTGGACGGAATCTAAAACTATATTCTGTTTAAATAGTTTCACACTCTAACATTAATTCTACTACTTTTGTATTCTGGTTTAAATAGTAGAGAAATGAAGCAACCAATCGCTATTGTTGATgttctttgtaaataaataaagtatttgagATAAAAGTACTGATGATTTTAGTGTTACTTTTACTACCACTCTATGAATTAATTCTTCAGAACATTAACAATAGAAATATTTCCGTATCATCATCTGTTGTGTTAATAACAACCGTCAAGGCACCAAATGGATTTTAatcttacaaattaaaataaatatgtcgaGGTTTGCTGGGGGGGAAAAGCTACAAGTTAAAGCCTTCAAATTGTGCCACtgtgacgtttttttttttttttcgtttagtgCAGGCCACTGCACcaaagttgccaagacttggccaTTATTCTGCTGCAGATCTCGATACGGAATTGTTCCTATAACAATCGACTGAATAATCTTTATGACGACACAGATGTCAAGCATAACTCTTTAAATAAGATGCcttctttttcttatattaatagaattaagttaataaaaattattaagcttttctttaaaacatttttgaagtttttttgttataagtATATTCTCCTATAAGTTTTGTTGTAATGATAGAACTATATGTTATTTAGTAGCTTTTATTCAAAGTCGGGATGAATAGTTGTCTGATTTGTaaacattcataaaaactaTATGTTGCTAAACTCTTTAgggttttatatatttatttattttaaaacatggttttttttacatttttatcttaCTGGCTAATAATAACAAGCAAATGggtaaaccataattttttactaaagatGAACAATTCTGTGGGTAATAATATTTGGCAAGTATAACATAATCTCATGATCTGACTGTAAGTATAGttatgttacaaattttttttttcctcctttcaCTACCTTGCCATGTTCCCATGGCAAAATCATGGTCAAATTATCGCAGAATGTTGCACAGTTCTTGcacaaagatttttcttttgggaagtaaaaaattttgatttgcttttctgcagaaattgatgcataaaatttgaatcacgtgtttaaataatcacttttcgaAGCGTTCAATTTACACCGATCCCAGAATCCACTTTGATtgtatttttggcagttattgcttttaatttcctcatagtttttaaaacctgatatttatatacaaaattatttattgttactgcCAAATCTTGGAAATGAAAGAGGCATCTGAGTCGTGTAAAAGAGTCTAATATGCATGATTTCGTTGTCAATCTGTTTTTTGGTAATTACTGTTaccaatttcataatttttttgatgtgaCGATGATATACAAAATGCGAtataggaaataattagtgttttcccttactgaaacaaaatgcgagaatattgCCCACAATATtagatatcaaaaaaaaatatatatattgttttttcttttgtaaacagCATTTTTGTTACCTTAaattaggggtgcacaacctttttgagtgaagggccacttgcacagctGGTTGGCTAATGAAGGGCCGCACATGTATTGATGCATGTTAATGACAAtagtagtaatgtttatttaaacattagcgttccatttttttttatcaataaacttaataatatatttgcaaaaaattaaaggtgttccatttttagaattcattcaaaaataaaaaaacttacacttattttttttacaaaataaattgctatttttatcatatgaacaatagatttatcaaaataaataaacagtgaagaaaataaatgttttttttttatcatgtcaTGCAGtacgaaaattcattttagaattgcGAGGCAcatccagaaagtaagtttccctatttttttttaaaaaaaagaactcatacTTTCAagaacatatttattggcaacaagtacagcaatgtttcagctatttttcaacatagcccCCACCAGAATAAAGACACTTGTCGTATCATgggatcaacttttgtatccctctgtcGTAGAACTCTACTGCCTGTAAATGGAACCAGCGTGTGACAGACGTCTTCAGCTCTTCGTTTGCCAAAACGCTCACCGGAAGATAGGAATTTCTTGAGGTGcaagaaaacatgaaaatcgCTGGGAGCAAGATCAGGGCTGTAGGGTGGATGATCGAACAACTCCGAGCCAAATTTAGTCAAAACAGCTGCTGTGCGTCGAGCTGTATGTAAAAGAGCATTGTCATGGAGGAGCACAACACCTGCAGTAAGATGCCTCTTGTTTTGAATGGCACGTCGCAATTTCCGCAATGTTTCACAGTAACAGTCAGCGCTTACTGTTCCATTCGCAGGCGGCAGAGTTCTACgacagagggatacaaaagttgaaCCCATGATacgacaagtgtctcaattctATGTTGCTATGTTcaaaaatagctgaaacattgctgTACTTGTTGCCAAATTATATGTTTCTGAAAGTATgcgctcttttttttaaaaaaaaatagggaaacttactttctggataCGTCTcgtaaattctaataaataaaaaaaactgcaatgccCACGGaataaaagtaggaaaaaatttagtcataattaagtaatataaattcaaattaaatattttaattgaagaaaatttataggttttaaacaaaagcctaaaataaaaacaaaactgtgatagaataggaaaataaaatttaatgcttattttgtaatgtactttattatttcattttatgaattattcaatttttttaaattgtaaaaattttccttttttttttaaccgaagAAGCTCacttaaacaacaaaaaattgaaatctaaattacaaatagtgagcagtttaaaaattcacattttccgccattttatgaatttctcaagcaataacattgcatttaaattagggatGTTACGAGTATTTAGCCCTTCTGTGAAAAATTCAGTTGGTTGAATGATCAGTCAAATATtcggcagaatattttttagaaatgtatttttccaagctttttttatttttgaatttttatagatattattattttttttattataatcagataagtcaattttgtcgttttttaatactttgagaatagagaagtatttttttccattttttgctgtttttattataacccaTCATTTTAACAGAAAGtctcatactattaatttattatcactctTTCCCTgaactgtaatataaataaccaagtaacatagaaaagtgtgattttcggtattaaagttttgtttttggaactaagaaaaatttgtttttttctgtttttcttttttaggtatttttattatgactcagcatttttttttttaaataaagttactaataaaatttattttaaagcaattgtttttcttctaaaattatggcaatgagaaaaatttaaattgtgattttcagcataagattttcatttaaaaaattaagaacgttttttccaactttttattttctttaaataaaaaaaaccttttttagacgtttttattataacgcagtaatttttaatattatttctgttgacttaattcttttttcttggctttttctggtaattggaaaactgagatgttcagctttaaaattatctttcaaaaattaagattgatttttatgttctctGTTTCGCTTttcgacattttcaaaaacgttcTTGATTGGccttattttttagagttaatttatgaatacgtttttccaggaaatattattctgagcattgaaattttaatttcagtgttGCTATGCTGCTAAAAGATTTTGCTATTTGGCCCCAAGTGTACGGCGCTCAgtcgatttttttccttctttttttgccGAATATTTGGTTTTTGACCAAATCACAATTCATTACCAACTCATATCcgttgtggaaaaaaaaaacgaaggaaaaataACTAGGAATTACGATAAAACTGCACCGAAATGCCGTATCTAAAAGCGATTATTTAATCGCGCTATTAACAATCACGTGTCGTAAACATCATAGTTAAATAACGGGATCGTCAAAATCATGTggaaaagtatagaaataattgggggaaaaaattacttatatctATGCTGAACTCAGCACGAATAAAGCGTGTCAAATGcacgatttaaaatttgcatgtcgtaatagaataattggaattttttatgataCGTGGGAAcgcatagcaataactgccgaaaaaacttgtggaaaaaaagaaagaattgcaaaaaaaaaaaagataaaaaatcacttagatttaagatgaaatcgTCACAAATAAAGTACaccaaaaagttattatttaaatgggcAATCTGAAACTCGCatcgtaataaaaattcgggattTTCGAAATCACGGTGAAGCGAAAATAactgtttaagaaaaatcatttatatttacgataaaatcgGCTTAAAGAAAGCGCATTAAACGTACATTTACTAAAGAATCTGTCGAAATTGATTGTATCAAAACGTGATAACTTATAAGTGcgattaaaaattgccatttttaaaatttttttattgttcttagaAGTCATGCGGGCCGCACTTCAGTAGTCGAAGGGCCGcatttggcccgcgggccgcaggttgtgcacccctaccTTAAATAAGTTACATACATCTTTGTTGTTATTGagagtatcttgcagaaagatgttagtgctagagagttttgtccCAGACGgcccgaaaaaattctgcctcaGGGGCCACgttgagaaaatttctttagctcattataaattacattcttaGTTCTATCTTTTTCCCAGTAGAATAGGTTATTTGTCTTATAGCTAGTTATTGTGGCATGTTAGTAGATCTTTCCACTGGGAGACAGTGTCATCTTGCTATTTAGTTACTGTCAATGAATCAAAGTTTCAAGAAAGATTGTGAATACTATAGTAAACAACCTTACAATACAAAAACAAGTTTACTGATGCTATGCCAAATTTTacgattgttttaaaaaaaattcatactgcTCCTGTAACCATTACTTCTGCAGactgttcatttttaaaactgaaacttataaaaacatatttgagaTCAAATGATGACCAATGCCAACCTATTATCTTTCCCACTAATTTCTATAGAGAATAATCCATCAAACTTCCTaggatttttatgttttgatagACAATTTGGAATTCGGACacaaaaagatagaaaaattgcattataattaacttatacatattttaaagcagTACTCTAATCCTTTTGCAtacatttgctaatttttttatatatttttcctattcTTAGGATATATTAttcatacaaattattttactttatattttccaatctgtcaaatttcatttcagttaatGATTCAGTTATATCtgaagtgtaatttttaaaataataacatgaaTTCAACTTTGAtgtcagaaattaattatattaaaaattttaattattcttcatttgTGAGTATGTGGAGTGCAATACCTAAGAACTGCTGGGGacaatgtcaaaa
This window encodes:
- the LOC107454402 gene encoding NADH dehydrogenase [ubiquinone] 1 subunit C2, with protein sequence MPAARESLEIKYFYHLGFSGMFALSPVCANYYQRRPLYAGIHRHILLGILGFAVGHYVTKYLDNKWVERDAIIRHYVELHPEDFKVERKKFKEIFDEWYPIR